One genomic region from Rothia dentocariosa ATCC 17931 encodes:
- a CDS encoding UDP-N-acetylmuramoyl-tripeptide--D-alanyl-D-alanine ligase produces the protein MIKLSAAEIITATGGSPLGLAGRESELGATFATTDSREVIPGTLFVAKPGEVTDGHNFVSGAFDKGAVLALVERPVKDERGILYPSIQVDDVVLAMGKIAQYAVEKMRSLGDLTVIGITGSAGKTTTKDLLAAILSSQGETIAPVGSYNGEVGVPLTVFRADESTRYLVIEMGADHVGNIEYLANIVHPDHGVILKVGTAHAGEFGGVDNIERTKGELAEGIRTGGTLILNADDERVARMSARASAPVTYFGVGEKPQYERYTAALGLHTNDAGCPEFTLRLPDASEYEISSKLIGEHHVCNILAAATVAYNAGVPGDAIAHALNNTGALSKWRMARTDRADGVTVINDAYNANPESMTAALRTLAQLGRGAKPRRTWAVLGAMLELGEASLEEHDRLGRLVVRMNISKLIAVGNEAKPAYNAAHLEGSWGNEATWVETPQEALNILRAELRSGDIVLFKSSNGAKLGSLGDEVAFCTETFGEAQEQAPAWLSAGDFVEVTDLTGAALSTVSAGSSAAQTSTTALDRSHLHEGTH, from the coding sequence ATGATTAAGCTTTCCGCCGCCGAAATTATTACGGCAACAGGCGGCTCACCGCTCGGCTTAGCCGGGCGTGAGAGCGAGCTAGGTGCTACCTTCGCGACCACCGATTCGCGTGAGGTTATACCAGGCACCCTATTTGTTGCTAAGCCAGGTGAGGTGACCGACGGACACAACTTCGTGTCAGGAGCCTTCGACAAAGGTGCTGTCTTAGCGCTTGTCGAACGCCCTGTTAAAGATGAGCGGGGTATTCTGTACCCCAGCATCCAGGTTGATGATGTGGTTCTCGCCATGGGTAAGATCGCACAGTACGCTGTTGAAAAGATGCGGTCTCTAGGCGATCTTACGGTTATCGGTATTACCGGTTCTGCGGGGAAGACCACCACAAAAGATTTATTAGCAGCGATCCTAAGTTCTCAGGGCGAAACTATAGCCCCTGTAGGTTCGTACAACGGCGAAGTTGGCGTACCTTTGACTGTATTCCGCGCTGACGAAAGTACTCGCTACCTTGTGATTGAGATGGGTGCCGATCATGTGGGGAATATCGAATACCTGGCAAATATTGTGCACCCTGACCATGGTGTGATCCTTAAAGTTGGCACCGCACATGCTGGCGAGTTTGGCGGGGTCGACAACATCGAACGTACTAAAGGGGAGCTTGCCGAAGGTATTCGTACTGGCGGAACCTTGATCCTCAATGCTGATGATGAGCGTGTTGCACGCATGTCAGCTCGTGCAAGTGCGCCGGTAACCTACTTTGGGGTGGGGGAGAAACCGCAGTACGAACGCTATACTGCCGCTTTGGGGCTGCATACTAATGATGCTGGTTGTCCGGAATTTACTCTTCGCCTTCCCGACGCCAGCGAATATGAGATTTCCTCCAAACTCATTGGTGAGCATCATGTATGCAATATTCTGGCGGCTGCTACGGTAGCCTATAACGCTGGTGTTCCTGGAGACGCTATTGCGCATGCCCTCAATAACACCGGGGCGCTGTCTAAATGGAGGATGGCTCGCACAGACCGCGCAGACGGCGTGACTGTTATCAACGATGCGTATAATGCTAATCCCGAGTCAATGACAGCCGCTTTACGCACTTTGGCCCAACTGGGACGAGGCGCGAAGCCACGACGGACTTGGGCAGTTTTGGGGGCCATGCTCGAACTGGGCGAGGCCTCTTTGGAGGAGCACGATCGACTCGGTCGTCTGGTGGTACGCATGAATATATCAAAGCTTATTGCGGTTGGGAATGAGGCGAAACCAGCCTACAACGCCGCGCATCTTGAAGGTTCATGGGGTAACGAAGCTACCTGGGTAGAGACACCGCAAGAAGCACTAAATATTTTGCGTGCAGAGTTACGTTCTGGCGATATTGTGCTGTTTAAATCTTCAAATGGCGCTAAACTAGGTTCTTTGGGCGATGAGGTTGCCTTCTGCACCGAGACCTTTGGCGAGGCTCAAGAACAGGCTCCAGCTTGGCTGAGTGCTGGCGATTTTGTTGAGGTGACGGATTTAACGGGCGCCGCTCTGAGCACGGTATCAGCTGGTAGTTCTGCAGCGCAAACCTCGACGACCGCCCTAGACCGTAGCCATCTTCACGAAGGAACACATTAA
- the mraY gene encoding phospho-N-acetylmuramoyl-pentapeptide-transferase: MITVLIAGILGFIISFSAIPLFIKQMQKLKLGQLIREEGPAAHQHKAGTPTMAGLIFIPAAVVAYLLALLINAAVFGTSPVPSATALLTLGFTLGMLGVGAADDIMKFRNQGNEGLTENQKTIGLLAVTLPFAYLVFQFPNAAGVTPASTAISFVRDLSFDFMAAGAIGGTILMVLWITLISLSGTNAVNFTDGLDGLAGGATMTIFTGYLAMTIWQYVHACSGGAGNACYDVRDPGSLALIAAALVGSLAGFLWWNVSKAQIFMGDSGSLALGGALVSFAIFTRTELLLPIIALVPVLEVFSVIVQKVVFKVSRKRSVSVGDKIPHAYRFFRMTPFHHHLEKTGANGRYSIDKKGLVPGSVSSGEVNSVFRLWIANALCVLVALAIFFGDWFSQTSGVIH, encoded by the coding sequence ATGATTACTGTGCTTATTGCTGGAATCCTAGGGTTTATTATCTCCTTCTCAGCAATACCGCTCTTCATCAAGCAGATGCAGAAGCTCAAGTTGGGGCAGCTGATTCGTGAAGAAGGCCCCGCCGCGCATCAGCATAAGGCGGGGACGCCCACGATGGCAGGTCTTATTTTTATCCCAGCCGCCGTTGTTGCCTACTTGCTTGCGTTGCTGATTAACGCTGCGGTTTTTGGAACCTCGCCGGTTCCTAGTGCGACGGCTTTATTGACCCTCGGGTTTACACTAGGAATGCTCGGAGTCGGTGCCGCCGACGATATTATGAAGTTCCGCAACCAGGGGAACGAAGGACTTACCGAGAACCAGAAGACTATTGGTCTGCTGGCGGTGACTCTTCCTTTTGCGTATTTGGTGTTTCAATTTCCTAATGCGGCGGGAGTGACCCCCGCCTCGACGGCGATTTCGTTTGTGCGTGATCTTTCGTTCGACTTCATGGCTGCTGGGGCTATAGGCGGTACTATCCTCATGGTGTTGTGGATTACCCTGATTTCTCTTTCGGGCACTAACGCCGTGAATTTCACTGATGGTCTCGATGGACTTGCGGGTGGCGCAACGATGACCATCTTTACTGGATACCTTGCCATGACTATCTGGCAATACGTACATGCCTGCAGCGGTGGGGCGGGAAATGCATGCTATGATGTGCGGGATCCAGGGTCGCTGGCACTTATTGCAGCCGCACTTGTTGGTTCCCTCGCCGGGTTCCTATGGTGGAACGTTTCTAAGGCACAAATCTTTATGGGAGACTCTGGTTCTCTTGCTTTGGGGGGTGCACTGGTCTCCTTCGCTATTTTCACCCGTACCGAGCTCCTGCTTCCCATTATCGCGCTTGTGCCGGTTCTGGAAGTGTTTTCGGTGATTGTGCAGAAAGTTGTCTTCAAAGTTAGCCGTAAACGTTCTGTATCTGTTGGCGATAAAATTCCTCATGCCTACCGTTTCTTCCGCATGACTCCTTTCCACCATCATCTTGAGAAAACCGGTGCAAACGGAAGATACTCCATAGATAAGAAGGGTCTTGTCCCCGGCTCTGTCAGCAGTGGTGAAGTGAACTCGGTATTCCGTCTGTGGATTGCAAATGCGCTTTGTGTGCTGGTTGCTCTTGCAATTTTCTTTGGAGATTGGTTCTCACAGACGTCTGGAGTGATTCACTAA
- the murD gene encoding UDP-N-acetylmuramoyl-L-alanine--D-glutamate ligase: protein MPDAKNSQRASKYQAQRAQYADAIAVNPVVNNPRLAELTTWDGPWAGLKVVVIGLGTSGDAAVDVLAQKGAHITAIDAQDTQEKRERIRIYQEAYGNVAGLFGEEYMECVPRVDDQDPDVIVTSPGIRPDSLVMLDAYERGIQIWSEIELAWRLNQRQGRVTPKWLCLTGTNGKTTTVGMVDSILKAAGKKSLQVGNVGMPAVYAVADDEPYEFFAVELSSFQLHWTSSLSPYASVVLNVAEDHVDWHGSFEAYKADKARVYENTQAACIFNTDHADTLRMVEEADVIEGARAIGISSTEIPSVSMLGLAENIIVDRAFLKNRYSEALELGVLEDLAPVPGQAPAQHTVENALAAAALCRAANIAPEAVRDGLRSYKPGAHRNQTVLYRDGIQWVNDSKATNPHAANASMSAYPSLIWIAGGLSKGVEYDDLIAQHASRLKAVLIIGTDTAGLKTSLAKYASHVPTYNMTASANDPSDGVTVMEAAVVKAEELAAEGDTVLMAPAAASMDQFNNYAVRGNAFVDAVKSHIVGI, encoded by the coding sequence ATGCCTGACGCTAAGAACTCGCAGCGGGCCTCCAAGTATCAGGCACAGCGTGCCCAATATGCAGATGCTATCGCTGTCAATCCAGTCGTCAATAATCCTCGGCTTGCTGAGCTCACTACCTGGGACGGGCCTTGGGCGGGGCTGAAGGTTGTCGTGATAGGCCTCGGCACCAGCGGCGATGCTGCAGTGGATGTGCTGGCCCAGAAAGGTGCCCACATTACCGCTATTGATGCGCAGGATACGCAAGAAAAGCGAGAGCGCATCCGAATTTACCAAGAGGCCTATGGAAACGTGGCGGGTTTATTTGGTGAGGAATACATGGAATGTGTGCCTCGTGTCGATGATCAAGACCCGGATGTTATCGTGACTTCGCCAGGAATTCGTCCAGATAGCCTGGTCATGCTCGATGCTTATGAACGGGGTATCCAAATTTGGAGTGAAATCGAACTGGCATGGCGTCTGAATCAACGTCAAGGTCGGGTTACTCCAAAGTGGCTGTGCCTGACGGGAACCAATGGGAAAACTACGACCGTGGGCATGGTCGATTCGATTCTTAAAGCAGCCGGTAAAAAATCTCTGCAGGTTGGGAACGTGGGCATGCCAGCAGTCTACGCTGTTGCCGACGATGAACCCTATGAATTTTTTGCGGTAGAGCTTTCGAGCTTTCAGCTGCATTGGACTTCTTCACTATCGCCATACGCTTCCGTGGTGCTTAACGTAGCGGAAGATCACGTCGATTGGCACGGTTCCTTTGAGGCTTACAAGGCCGATAAAGCACGTGTGTACGAAAATACTCAGGCAGCGTGTATTTTCAATACCGATCATGCTGATACTTTGCGTATGGTCGAAGAAGCAGACGTTATAGAAGGTGCCCGTGCCATCGGTATTAGCTCAACCGAGATCCCCTCAGTCTCCATGTTGGGCTTGGCGGAAAACATTATTGTTGACCGTGCGTTTTTGAAGAATCGATACAGCGAGGCACTTGAGCTTGGTGTTCTTGAAGATTTAGCGCCCGTTCCCGGTCAAGCTCCCGCACAGCACACCGTGGAGAATGCGCTAGCCGCTGCCGCATTATGTCGTGCTGCAAATATTGCTCCTGAGGCTGTGCGGGATGGACTGCGTTCTTATAAGCCTGGTGCGCATCGTAATCAGACGGTGCTTTACCGCGATGGAATCCAGTGGGTCAACGATTCTAAGGCTACTAACCCACACGCCGCTAACGCTTCAATGAGCGCTTATCCTTCGCTGATTTGGATTGCTGGAGGTCTTTCTAAAGGGGTGGAGTATGATGATCTTATAGCTCAGCATGCTTCACGTTTGAAAGCAGTATTAATCATTGGCACTGATACGGCGGGACTTAAAACATCTTTGGCGAAGTATGCAAGCCATGTTCCTACCTATAATATGACGGCTTCGGCGAATGATCCCTCTGACGGGGTTACTGTTATGGAAGCTGCCGTAGTCAAAGCAGAAGAGCTAGCCGCTGAGGGTGATACAGTACTCATGGCGCCTGCCGCTGCTTCGATGGATCAATTTAACAATTATGCCGTTCGTGGTAACGCTTTTGTGGATGCGGTCAAATCTCATATTGTCGGTATCTGA
- a CDS encoding FtsW/RodA/SpoVE family cell cycle protein, protein MSNAPGQTHSSTRGGVSHAQRQGRNGSTRLGSFLHNAISSLYKRSASRDLADVPRLILLVCAGLTVFGVIMVLSASSVSMISQGMSPFSQVTRQVMFAALGAAALGAIAVLKVQRYRKMWVVNILLTLAILAQIAVLAIGTDINGNRNWIRFSGIQIQPSEFSKLAIVLWIAMVMTRQGSKLKEKTSRAIFPALFGLLPLMLLILAGKDLGTVIVYAFIFLGMVYIAGANRKTMVWLSIILIVSAVVGSISSSNRRERLMSVLGVCTGSVCDQSQAGGVALATGGFWGVGLGQSRQKYNYLPEAHNDYIFAIIGEELGLLGTLTVVLLYLGLIYCALRIIARTADPFIRIATGGIIAWLSTQAIVNMAMVSGILPVIGVPLPFISYGGSSLISSMLAAGMLYAFARQTPLVGGPIPAADLTKQTPREVRRANEDWKRRLSLQAIVEDERLQLQEAGGALGKDYWGGGLLRRVKELPSWLGITQRQREHTRKTYEQRAQARADRAAERRREAEHQEALAHEEQRIQRERQRLREQRFQEEHPNGLHTHERVPQLRRKGDAHPASRPSQGKQRSTPADHEDTIPLQNLQKRTNANRARHRSSSSGRLPAGLRPLHPQPGSQTSSSGQPSAGTSRQIRRQQPSQSQQNPRGRKPGQGGSRS, encoded by the coding sequence ATGAGTAATGCACCCGGTCAGACTCACTCGTCGACCCGTGGAGGCGTAAGTCATGCACAGCGCCAGGGCAGGAACGGCTCAACGAGGCTCGGTTCTTTTCTGCATAACGCTATCTCGTCTCTTTATAAGCGTTCCGCATCGCGCGATTTAGCGGATGTGCCGCGACTGATTCTTTTAGTATGCGCTGGTCTCACAGTTTTTGGCGTGATCATGGTACTGTCTGCATCATCTGTGAGCATGATTTCACAGGGAATGTCCCCTTTCTCACAGGTAACCCGTCAGGTAATGTTTGCCGCTCTAGGCGCCGCTGCATTAGGGGCTATAGCAGTATTGAAAGTACAGCGGTACCGCAAAATGTGGGTCGTTAATATCCTCTTAACCCTGGCGATTCTTGCCCAGATTGCCGTTCTTGCTATTGGTACCGATATTAATGGCAACCGTAACTGGATTAGGTTCAGCGGCATTCAGATTCAGCCTTCGGAGTTCTCTAAACTCGCTATTGTGCTGTGGATAGCGATGGTCATGACTCGGCAGGGCAGTAAACTCAAAGAGAAGACATCTCGTGCAATTTTTCCCGCACTTTTTGGACTCTTGCCTTTGATGCTGCTTATTCTGGCAGGTAAAGATCTCGGTACCGTGATCGTCTACGCCTTTATCTTCTTGGGCATGGTATATATTGCGGGCGCAAACCGTAAGACTATGGTATGGCTTTCGATTATTCTGATCGTGAGTGCCGTAGTGGGGTCAATTTCGAGTTCAAACCGTCGTGAACGACTGATGAGTGTTCTCGGTGTGTGCACCGGTTCTGTCTGTGATCAATCTCAGGCTGGCGGGGTTGCGTTGGCAACCGGTGGGTTCTGGGGCGTTGGTCTAGGACAATCCCGCCAGAAGTATAACTATTTGCCCGAAGCACATAACGATTACATTTTCGCCATTATCGGCGAGGAACTGGGGCTTTTGGGCACGCTTACCGTAGTGCTTTTGTACCTGGGCCTGATCTATTGTGCGTTACGCATTATCGCCCGAACCGCAGACCCGTTTATTCGTATTGCAACGGGCGGTATTATCGCATGGCTTTCCACTCAGGCTATTGTGAATATGGCGATGGTTTCCGGTATTCTTCCCGTGATTGGTGTGCCGCTTCCCTTTATTTCATACGGCGGTTCATCCTTGATTTCATCAATGCTTGCCGCAGGTATGCTCTATGCTTTTGCGCGGCAAACTCCACTTGTAGGTGGGCCCATACCGGCCGCCGATTTAACGAAACAGACACCTCGCGAAGTGCGACGCGCTAATGAAGACTGGAAGCGACGACTGTCTCTTCAAGCCATCGTTGAAGATGAGCGGCTTCAACTGCAAGAAGCCGGTGGAGCTCTTGGTAAAGATTACTGGGGTGGGGGCTTACTGCGTAGAGTTAAAGAACTGCCATCCTGGTTGGGCATAACCCAGCGACAGCGTGAGCATACTCGCAAGACGTATGAGCAGCGCGCTCAAGCACGTGCCGATCGTGCTGCTGAGCGTCGCCGTGAGGCGGAGCATCAGGAAGCTCTCGCTCATGAAGAGCAGCGTATTCAGCGTGAACGGCAGCGACTTCGTGAGCAGCGGTTCCAAGAGGAACATCCAAATGGATTGCATACCCATGAACGGGTTCCTCAATTGCGCCGTAAGGGAGATGCGCATCCTGCATCTCGCCCCTCGCAGGGCAAGCAACGGTCAACCCCTGCAGACCATGAAGACACAATTCCCCTGCAGAACCTGCAAAAGCGCACAAACGCCAATCGAGCGCGTCACCGTTCTTCGTCATCGGGACGTTTGCCAGCCGGGTTGCGACCTTTGCACCCTCAACCGGGTTCCCAAACATCTTCTTCAGGGCAGCCTTCTGCGGGAACATCACGTCAGATACGTCGGCAGCAGCCTTCACAGAGTCAGCAGAACCCGCGAGGCCGTAAACCTGGCCAGGGTGGTTCACGCTCATAG
- the murG gene encoding undecaprenyldiphospho-muramoylpentapeptide beta-N-acetylglucosaminyltransferase, whose translation MSKAPSVVLAGGGTAGHINPMLAIAREIRRIEPEANILTLGTKDKMEAQLVPEAGFDIEFIPRVAFPRSLSLNALTFLPRFAKAISQTRKILKDANADVVVGVGGYVCPPAYLAAFFSRIPVVIHEANAKPGLANKLGGPLAKFVGVAFSNTPFPRAKLVGMPMKDEIAHLNRRAARAQARHTLGLDPDKPVLIVTGGSLGAQSLNNAVAENITNFEDWGFQVLHITGKGKAIVDDSGEPVTAPNYRQIEFSHGMQDVYAAADLLIVRAGAATVSEVAAVGVPAIFVPLPFGNGEQSLNARSLVMAEAALLIEDKKMTGAWFAREIPSLMADAQKLKEMGRRAYKLGIRDAAHVMAEATLKVVK comes from the coding sequence ATGTCTAAGGCACCCTCTGTGGTTCTCGCTGGCGGCGGCACCGCTGGTCATATTAACCCGATGCTTGCTATAGCACGCGAAATCCGCCGGATTGAGCCGGAAGCTAATATTCTGACTCTTGGCACCAAGGATAAGATGGAAGCTCAATTAGTTCCTGAAGCTGGATTTGATATTGAGTTTATTCCGCGTGTAGCTTTCCCCCGAAGTCTATCGCTTAACGCATTAACCTTTTTACCAAGATTCGCAAAAGCGATTTCGCAAACCCGTAAAATTCTCAAAGATGCGAATGCAGATGTTGTAGTAGGCGTAGGTGGTTATGTGTGTCCGCCAGCATATCTTGCCGCTTTTTTCTCCCGCATTCCTGTTGTTATTCACGAGGCTAATGCAAAGCCCGGTCTGGCGAATAAACTGGGTGGTCCTCTAGCGAAGTTTGTGGGTGTGGCTTTCTCCAACACCCCTTTCCCTCGCGCCAAACTTGTGGGTATGCCCATGAAAGATGAGATCGCGCATCTGAACCGTCGAGCGGCACGAGCACAGGCGAGGCATACTCTAGGTCTTGACCCTGATAAGCCTGTTCTGATTGTGACGGGCGGTTCCTTAGGCGCACAAAGCCTTAATAACGCCGTCGCTGAGAACATTACGAATTTTGAGGACTGGGGTTTTCAGGTTTTGCATATTACTGGTAAAGGCAAAGCTATTGTGGATGATTCAGGCGAGCCCGTTACAGCCCCAAATTATCGTCAGATTGAGTTTAGTCACGGCATGCAGGATGTTTATGCCGCAGCCGATCTTTTGATAGTCCGTGCTGGAGCCGCAACCGTAAGCGAAGTTGCTGCGGTGGGTGTACCCGCAATTTTTGTTCCGCTCCCGTTTGGTAATGGTGAACAAAGTCTCAATGCTCGTTCTCTGGTTATGGCAGAAGCCGCGCTTCTCATCGAAGATAAGAAAATGACCGGGGCGTGGTTTGCCCGTGAAATTCCATCGTTGATGGCTGATGCTCAGAAGTTAAAAGAAATGGGTCGTCGAGCATATAAATTGGGCATTCGTGATGCCGCACATGTTATGGCTGAGGCAACCCTGAAGGTGGTTAAATAA
- the murC gene encoding UDP-N-acetylmuramate--L-alanine ligase: MSELMNLNMVLPEPLNPPFPARASLQELGRVHFVGIGGAGMSAIATLMLKAGIPVSGSDRAETATIQALREAGARVYTPQDAANIHDIDTVVISTAIHEDNPELIAARAQNLRVLHRSEALAAAMGASQVVAVAGTHGKSTTSSMIAVMLDKLGFHPSFAVGTVIAGYGSNARLGATGEGSWFVAEADESDGSFVRYQPAIAVVTNVEPDHLDFYETPERVYEAFNRFVASMVPGGVLVTCWDDEGARALAERARDAGIEVVTYGQSTEADLRVSRITSHGSESSATLRWSFECASKHYEGEQDAQLRVPGIHNQLNAAAAFITALLAGAQPEDAAAALYGFGGADRRFTLRGDVAGIKVFDDYAHHPTEVFRALETGRTVADGHNLYVVFQPHLFSRTQEFAADFAQALSKADRSYVLDIYPARELPIEGVTSELITGAGFSEVHYASDAAAAIEDIAMCAVPGDIIMTIGAGDVTALGERILHELHARYLKE; encoded by the coding sequence ATGTCCGAACTGATGAACCTTAACATGGTGCTTCCTGAGCCCCTGAACCCGCCGTTTCCCGCGCGCGCATCTCTGCAGGAGTTGGGACGTGTGCATTTTGTAGGGATCGGCGGTGCCGGTATGAGTGCTATTGCAACGTTGATGCTGAAAGCTGGTATTCCCGTAAGCGGCTCTGACCGAGCAGAAACGGCGACTATTCAGGCTTTACGTGAAGCGGGCGCTCGTGTTTATACTCCCCAAGATGCTGCGAATATTCACGATATTGATACCGTTGTTATCTCAACGGCCATTCACGAAGATAACCCCGAACTGATTGCGGCTCGTGCTCAGAACCTTCGGGTATTGCACCGCTCTGAGGCTTTGGCTGCCGCTATGGGAGCATCACAGGTTGTAGCGGTTGCTGGCACGCATGGTAAGAGCACAACCAGTTCCATGATTGCCGTCATGCTGGATAAGTTAGGGTTTCACCCGTCTTTCGCGGTAGGAACAGTTATTGCAGGATACGGCAGCAACGCGCGATTGGGGGCCACTGGTGAAGGCTCTTGGTTTGTAGCAGAGGCTGACGAATCCGATGGGTCTTTTGTGCGCTACCAGCCTGCGATCGCAGTGGTTACCAACGTTGAACCTGACCACTTGGATTTCTACGAAACTCCCGAACGCGTGTATGAGGCGTTTAACCGTTTTGTTGCCTCTATGGTCCCTGGTGGCGTCTTGGTGACATGCTGGGATGATGAAGGCGCTCGTGCGCTTGCAGAACGTGCGCGCGATGCTGGGATTGAAGTGGTAACTTACGGCCAGTCTACTGAGGCTGATCTACGGGTTTCACGCATTACGAGCCACGGCTCGGAGTCTTCGGCAACACTGCGCTGGTCTTTCGAGTGCGCGAGTAAACATTACGAAGGCGAACAGGATGCTCAGCTGCGGGTACCCGGTATTCACAATCAGTTGAACGCAGCGGCAGCTTTTATTACCGCTCTTCTCGCTGGAGCACAACCTGAGGACGCGGCCGCCGCGTTATACGGCTTCGGAGGAGCAGATCGACGTTTTACTCTGCGTGGTGACGTAGCGGGTATTAAAGTCTTTGACGATTATGCTCATCACCCAACAGAGGTATTCCGTGCACTTGAGACCGGCCGCACGGTTGCCGATGGGCATAACCTCTATGTGGTTTTCCAGCCGCATCTGTTCTCACGCACCCAAGAATTTGCCGCCGATTTCGCGCAGGCTCTTTCGAAGGCTGATCGTTCGTATGTACTGGATATTTATCCTGCCCGGGAACTTCCGATTGAGGGAGTCACGAGTGAACTTATCACCGGTGCTGGATTTTCTGAGGTGCATTATGCGTCGGATGCAGCTGCAGCCATTGAAGATATTGCTATGTGTGCTGTTCCAGGCGATATTATTATGACCATTGGTGCAGGTGATGTTACCGCATTAGGAGAGCGTATTCTGCATGAGCTACATGCCCGTTACCTTAAGGAGTAA
- a CDS encoding cell division protein FtsQ/DivIB: MAKGRQKRKPGTEAFATSPIRTPKLPVVRGKKKAKPAEDTSKSFEGMSPQNQTNPVEQETHTESKSQTGSSRATYSESSELKDRDIRLDAGESEPDELDSQSAKSTSSTFGRWRREREKERQTEIAREQEIREEQGRIAQLRNDPGLDGLLAEDQSKSQTSKRRRPLTRLRKILYGVGAFMLAVLLYIGLVFYSPLLSVQTIRVEGASLLDSVQVEQKLEPLKGTPLTRINDQKVRELIDQEHVLRGVQIEAHPPHELVVNLKERTPVAVIHQDGKYMVVDSEGIKLREVENADGINVPLVDVGQEAPQDSAAFRTVANVLSALPSSILTQVKEARASSTSNINLTLKDGVVVQWGTAEESDLKAKVLTKLMEAVHEDQSKTAQQGQATNKVNTYDVSSPRVPVTR; this comes from the coding sequence GTGGCTAAAGGACGTCAAAAGCGAAAACCGGGCACGGAAGCGTTTGCAACCTCGCCGATACGTACTCCGAAGTTACCGGTTGTTCGCGGCAAAAAGAAAGCTAAACCTGCTGAAGATACGTCAAAATCTTTTGAAGGTATGAGCCCTCAGAACCAGACGAATCCTGTTGAGCAAGAAACTCATACCGAAAGTAAGAGCCAGACGGGTTCTTCCCGTGCAACGTATTCTGAATCTTCAGAGCTCAAGGACCGTGATATACGTCTGGATGCAGGGGAATCTGAACCGGATGAGTTGGATTCACAATCGGCGAAATCTACGTCTAGTACCTTTGGCCGATGGCGTCGTGAACGTGAGAAGGAACGCCAAACCGAGATAGCGCGGGAACAGGAGATCCGCGAAGAGCAGGGGCGTATCGCCCAATTACGCAATGACCCTGGGCTCGACGGGCTTTTGGCAGAAGACCAAAGTAAGAGTCAGACTTCGAAGCGCCGACGTCCGCTCACTCGCTTGCGGAAAATCCTTTATGGCGTTGGTGCGTTTATGCTTGCTGTGCTTCTATATATCGGTTTGGTCTTTTATTCTCCGCTGCTCTCTGTTCAGACTATTCGAGTTGAAGGCGCTTCGCTATTGGATAGCGTGCAGGTTGAGCAGAAACTGGAACCACTCAAGGGCACGCCGCTGACTCGTATTAATGATCAGAAGGTGCGTGAACTTATCGACCAGGAGCATGTACTGCGCGGCGTGCAGATTGAGGCGCATCCTCCGCATGAACTAGTTGTAAACCTCAAAGAGCGTACCCCTGTTGCCGTCATTCATCAGGACGGGAAATATATGGTTGTTGATAGTGAGGGAATCAAACTTCGTGAAGTTGAGAATGCTGATGGAATCAATGTTCCGCTTGTCGATGTTGGACAGGAAGCTCCCCAGGACTCTGCGGCCTTCCGCACGGTTGCAAATGTGCTCTCTGCTTTGCCCTCGTCAATCCTGACACAGGTGAAGGAGGCACGGGCAAGCTCAACCTCAAATATTAACTTAACCTTGAAGGATGGGGTTGTCGTACAGTGGGGTACAGCTGAAGAGAGTGACCTTAAAGCTAAGGTTTTAACCAAACTGATGGAGGCGGTACATGAGGACCAGTCAAAAACCGCACAACAAGGACAAGCTACTAATAAAGTAAACACTTATGATGTTTCTTCGCCGCGTGTTCCGGTTACTCGTTAG